Proteins from one Cystobacter fuscus DSM 2262 genomic window:
- the sppA gene encoding signal peptide peptidase SppA: protein MRLLFVPLVNLLLLLRALLGLPLRLLGARSRPAFVRFRLSGEPSYREPGRAPRLGLLGSQGRPEPATVTSLERLREDLALLARDPAIKGILLEMGELAVPPAKRDVLVKLLGDFRAAGKRVVAWAVSTDSLGYQVMCSADEVLLSPAGRLELVGYAAEATALSEGLGRLGIQAHFFRRGEYKTAPELFTHPQVSDIQRRTLEAFLDERYGELVDIVARGRRRAPEEVRRWIDVGPYSARRAAAEGLVDGLCDEMDLPKRLGLSTGEDEEGEGEGVESMELYRARLPWPPVRWRRLKRKPRLAVVPVSGMIVTGKGGTGVGPELSGSETVVKALRAAGRDRRSRAVVLYVASSGGSAVASEIILEAVQRVARKKPVIAFVDRVAASGGYMAALGAREIWATPHAIVGSIGVFGGKFDISGLLAKLGVHRTLITRGESAGMFSSSRGFTERERELMEAEMEETYQAFLERVARARGRTKEEIHALAEGRVYSGQRARAAGLVDRTEGGFEEACARAMELAKAPGPFELKTFGGGGRRFSLLRLLLGGGAQTGTYAFCPTAWSLEGFGRGERFE, encoded by the coding sequence GTGCGCCTGCTCTTCGTTCCCCTGGTCAACCTGCTGTTGTTACTCCGCGCCCTGCTGGGCCTGCCGCTGCGCCTGTTGGGGGCCCGGAGCCGCCCCGCCTTCGTGCGCTTCCGGTTGTCCGGAGAGCCCTCCTACCGCGAGCCGGGGCGCGCGCCCCGCCTGGGCCTGCTCGGGAGCCAGGGCCGTCCGGAGCCCGCCACGGTGACGTCCCTGGAGCGGCTGCGCGAGGATCTCGCCCTCCTGGCGAGGGACCCGGCGATCAAGGGCATCCTCCTGGAGATGGGGGAGCTGGCGGTGCCGCCGGCCAAGCGGGACGTGCTGGTGAAGCTGCTCGGGGACTTCCGGGCGGCGGGCAAGCGGGTGGTGGCCTGGGCGGTGAGCACGGACAGCCTGGGCTACCAGGTGATGTGCTCGGCGGACGAGGTGCTGCTCAGCCCCGCGGGGCGGCTGGAGCTGGTGGGCTACGCGGCGGAGGCCACCGCGCTGAGCGAGGGCCTGGGCCGGCTGGGCATCCAGGCGCACTTCTTCCGGCGCGGCGAGTACAAGACGGCGCCCGAGCTCTTCACGCACCCCCAGGTGTCGGACATCCAGCGGCGCACGCTGGAGGCCTTCCTGGATGAGCGCTACGGGGAGCTGGTGGACATCGTGGCGAGGGGCCGGCGCCGCGCGCCCGAGGAGGTGCGGCGGTGGATCGACGTGGGGCCCTACAGTGCCCGGCGCGCGGCGGCCGAGGGGCTCGTCGACGGGCTGTGTGACGAGATGGACCTGCCCAAACGGCTGGGCCTGAGCACCGGCGAGGACGAGGAGGGGGAGGGCGAGGGGGTGGAGTCCATGGAGCTGTACCGGGCGCGGCTGCCGTGGCCGCCGGTGCGGTGGCGGAGGCTCAAGCGCAAGCCCCGGCTCGCGGTGGTGCCGGTGTCGGGGATGATCGTCACGGGCAAGGGCGGCACGGGCGTGGGCCCGGAGCTGTCGGGCTCGGAGACGGTGGTGAAGGCGCTGCGCGCGGCGGGGAGGGATCGGCGCTCGCGCGCGGTGGTGTTGTACGTGGCGAGCTCGGGGGGCTCGGCGGTGGCCTCGGAGATCATCCTGGAGGCGGTGCAGCGGGTGGCGCGCAAGAAGCCCGTCATCGCCTTCGTGGACCGGGTGGCGGCCAGCGGCGGCTACATGGCGGCGCTGGGCGCGCGGGAGATCTGGGCCACGCCGCACGCCATCGTGGGCTCCATTGGCGTGTTCGGGGGGAAGTTCGACATCTCCGGGCTGCTGGCGAAGCTGGGGGTGCACCGCACGCTCATCACCCGGGGCGAGAGCGCGGGCATGTTCTCCTCGTCGCGGGGCTTCACCGAGCGCGAGCGGGAGTTGATGGAGGCGGAGATGGAGGAGACCTACCAGGCCTTCCTGGAGCGGGTGGCCCGGGCGCGGGGGCGCACCAAGGAGGAGATCCACGCGCTGGCGGAGGGGCGGGTGTACAGCGGGCAACGGGCGCGCGCGGCGGGGCTGGTGGACCGGACGGAGGGCGGCTTCGAGGAGGCGTGCGCGCGGGCCATGGAGCTGGCCAAGGCGCCGGGGCCCTTCGAGCTGAAGACGTTCGGAGGCGGCGGTCGGCGCTTCTCGCTGCTGCGGCTGTTGTTGGGTGGCGGCGCCCAGACGGGCACGTATGCCTTCTGCCCGACGGCGTGGAGCCTGGAGGGCTTCGGAAGAGGGGAGCGCTTCGAGTAG
- a CDS encoding zf-TFIIB domain-containing protein yields the protein MARPCPLCANEQLRPLRVSHVEVGTCAHCHGLWFGRGAWARVPDRPPMRAFLGAARRAPSRCRKRGHLIPPERGTCATCGGAPLACPDCGRRLARVVTRASPVEVCPHCEGLWLDAGGYARLEGVTDLQAAPASVGKTSIQTCSACADTIQADMFVHEGDVYCSRCRPPGAVPRRR from the coding sequence ATGGCGCGACCCTGTCCCCTGTGCGCGAACGAGCAGCTGCGGCCCCTGCGTGTCTCCCACGTGGAGGTGGGCACGTGCGCCCATTGCCACGGGCTGTGGTTCGGCCGGGGGGCATGGGCGCGCGTGCCGGATCGTCCTCCCATGCGGGCCTTCCTGGGGGCGGCGCGCCGGGCTCCCTCCCGGTGCCGGAAGAGGGGCCACCTGATTCCCCCGGAGCGCGGCACCTGCGCCACCTGTGGCGGCGCGCCCCTGGCGTGTCCGGACTGTGGCCGGCGGCTCGCCCGGGTGGTGACACGTGCCAGCCCGGTGGAGGTCTGCCCTCATTGCGAGGGCCTCTGGTTGGACGCGGGGGGCTACGCGCGGCTGGAGGGGGTGACGGACCTCCAGGCGGCTCCCGCCAGCGTGGGGAAGACTTCCATCCAGACATGCTCGGCCTGCGCTGACACGATTCAGGCAGACATGTTCGTGCATGAGGGAGATGTCTATTGTTCCCGCTGCCGGCCTCCCGGCGCCGTGCCCCGGCGACGGTAG
- a CDS encoding putative ABC exporter domain-containing protein, with amino-acid sequence MSFARAVVFLWAASARNRALHQVRRLRQPKYLVGALVGALYVYSLFLRRLGYQQEWAVVSPMARLFSEFMLGTAMLGTLLSAWALGPDRPALSFSETEVQHLFPAPVSRRELLHFKLARGLGGAAVGALAATVFVGRVLSPHPVLFFLGTTVTLTTVSLHVTAASFMRTRLARRGTSGTVVRWVLLTAVCALLIGAAMEALSHHPFPEEGWNPLMLRQWVLALSTSPALWPGRALVALPLAQDVGAFLRRLPLGLGLLAVHYAWVMKAAVPFEESAVGRAEERARIREQLAQRGGRSLPPRTSAPPFRLAAVGRPEVAILWKNLIAGKRTGSVGRLVGAALLGGVVAVAASGESPGEALAQLSGFLSPLCGGFAVLLCFFGPSAVRTDLRMDLPRLEQLRALPLTGRQVVAAELAAPALLLGVAQVGLLGVAVGGSVWRAEGWNELWVALGLGAVWLLPAVTLGGLFVQNAAVVLFPAWLPPEGERARGLEAIGQRLLTLVGTMVVLLVGMLPAAFLAAVVGFGLYQLLDAGVWALPFAGFTAALVLVTEVALGIVALGHAFDQLDVSVEGTGVTS; translated from the coding sequence ATGAGCTTCGCGCGCGCGGTGGTGTTCCTCTGGGCCGCCTCGGCGCGCAACCGCGCGCTGCACCAGGTGCGGCGGTTGCGCCAGCCGAAGTACCTCGTGGGGGCCCTGGTCGGCGCGCTGTATGTCTACTCGCTGTTCCTGCGGCGCCTGGGCTACCAGCAGGAGTGGGCGGTGGTGTCGCCCATGGCCCGGCTCTTCAGCGAGTTCATGCTCGGCACGGCCATGCTGGGCACGCTGCTGTCGGCCTGGGCGCTGGGGCCCGACCGGCCCGCGCTGTCCTTCAGCGAGACGGAAGTCCAGCACCTCTTCCCCGCGCCCGTGTCGAGGAGGGAGCTGCTGCACTTCAAGCTCGCGCGGGGGCTCGGGGGCGCGGCCGTGGGAGCGCTCGCCGCCACCGTGTTCGTCGGGCGCGTGCTCTCGCCGCACCCCGTGCTCTTCTTCCTGGGCACCACGGTGACGCTCACCACGGTGAGCCTGCACGTGACGGCGGCCTCCTTCATGCGCACGCGGCTCGCCCGGCGCGGCACGTCCGGCACGGTGGTGCGCTGGGTGCTGCTCACGGCCGTGTGCGCCCTGCTGATCGGCGCGGCCATGGAGGCGTTGAGCCACCATCCCTTTCCGGAGGAAGGGTGGAATCCCCTGATGCTGCGGCAGTGGGTGCTCGCGTTGAGCACGTCGCCGGCGCTGTGGCCGGGGCGCGCGCTGGTGGCCCTGCCGCTCGCACAGGACGTGGGCGCCTTCCTGCGGCGCCTGCCCCTCGGACTCGGCCTGCTCGCCGTGCACTACGCGTGGGTGATGAAGGCGGCGGTGCCCTTCGAGGAGTCGGCGGTGGGGCGCGCCGAGGAGCGGGCCCGGATCCGGGAGCAGCTGGCCCAGCGCGGGGGCCGGAGCCTGCCCCCGCGGACGAGCGCGCCGCCCTTCCGGCTGGCGGCCGTGGGCCGGCCGGAGGTGGCGATCCTCTGGAAGAACCTCATCGCCGGCAAACGGACGGGGAGCGTGGGACGGCTCGTCGGCGCGGCGCTGCTGGGCGGGGTGGTGGCCGTGGCGGCCTCGGGCGAGAGTCCGGGCGAGGCGCTCGCCCAGCTCAGCGGCTTCCTGTCGCCCTTGTGTGGGGGCTTCGCGGTGCTGCTGTGCTTCTTCGGCCCGTCCGCCGTGCGGACGGATCTGCGGATGGATCTCCCCCGGTTGGAGCAGCTGCGCGCGCTGCCGCTCACGGGCCGGCAGGTGGTGGCCGCGGAGCTGGCCGCGCCCGCGCTGCTGCTCGGCGTCGCGCAGGTGGGGTTGCTGGGGGTGGCGGTGGGCGGCTCGGTGTGGCGCGCGGAGGGGTGGAACGAGCTGTGGGTGGCGCTGGGGCTGGGGGCGGTGTGGCTCCTGCCCGCGGTGACGCTGGGCGGGCTCTTCGTGCAGAACGCGGCGGTGGTGCTCTTTCCGGCCTGGCTGCCGCCCGAGGGCGAGCGGGCGCGGGGGCTGGAGGCCATTGGCCAGCGGCTGTTGACGCTGGTGGGCACGATGGTGGTGTTGCTCGTGGGGATGCTGCCCGCGGCCTTCCTGGCGGCGGTGGTGGGCTTCGGGCTGTACCAGCTCCTGGACGCCGGGGTGTGGGCGCTGCCCTTCGCGGGCTTCACCGCGGCGCTGGTGCTGGTGACCGAGGTGGCCCTGGGCATCGTGGCCCTGGGCCATGCCTTCGATCAGCTCGACGTGTCGGTGGAAGGCACGGGCGTGACGTCCTGA
- the nth gene encoding endonuclease III produces MTPMTPAKTVKTLLTRLHTAYPEARYELNWKTPYELLVATVLAAQCTDERVNRVTATLFQKYPGGPRALADAEPAELEEDLRPTGFYKQKTKAVQALSRALLMDFGGEVPHSLEQLTTLPGVARKTANVVLNTAFNLPSGIIVDTHVVRVSQRLGLTKKKKPEEIEQELMKLVPKEEWTFLGPATVLHGRYTCMARKPKCDACPLADFCPKLGVEAPPG; encoded by the coding sequence ATGACGCCCATGACGCCCGCGAAGACAGTGAAGACGCTGCTCACCCGCCTCCACACCGCCTACCCGGAGGCCCGCTACGAGCTGAACTGGAAGACGCCGTATGAGCTGCTCGTGGCCACCGTGCTCGCCGCGCAGTGCACGGACGAGCGCGTCAACCGCGTGACGGCCACCCTCTTCCAGAAATACCCCGGAGGCCCCCGGGCGCTCGCCGACGCGGAGCCGGCCGAGCTCGAGGAGGACCTGCGTCCCACGGGCTTCTACAAGCAGAAGACGAAGGCGGTGCAGGCGCTCAGCCGCGCGTTGCTCATGGACTTCGGCGGCGAGGTGCCCCACTCCCTCGAGCAGCTCACCACCCTGCCGGGCGTGGCGCGCAAGACGGCCAACGTCGTGCTCAACACCGCCTTCAACCTGCCCTCGGGCATCATCGTCGACACCCACGTGGTGCGCGTGAGCCAGCGGCTCGGGCTCACCAAGAAGAAGAAGCCCGAGGAGATCGAACAGGAGCTGATGAAGCTCGTCCCCAAGGAGGAGTGGACCTTCCTCGGGCCCGCCACCGTCCTGCACGGCCGCTACACCTGCATGGCACGCAAACCCAAGTGCGACGCCTGCCCCCTGGCCGACTTCTGTCCGAAGCTCGGAGTGGAGGCGCCGCCCGGGTAG
- a CDS encoding glutamine amidotransferase-related protein, producing the protein MRAVVMQHEEHEGPGMLGPALEAAGFTLVKRFRSVKREDVDAELVVVLGGPMGVYEAERHPFLAEELGLLSERLAFSRPVLGLCLGAQLLAAAAGSEVFVGKNGLEVGVAPVRWTKEGLADPVLGGVRPRATVAHWHQDTFKPVPGATLLASTDRYTQQAFRLGDSYGLQFHLELTADELERWFTQGAEELVELYEKNVDELRAQLPKLRAAEGENRELLERLAHHFARVARAAR; encoded by the coding sequence ATGCGCGCGGTGGTGATGCAGCACGAGGAGCACGAGGGGCCGGGGATGCTCGGTCCCGCTCTGGAGGCGGCGGGGTTCACGCTCGTCAAGCGCTTCCGGAGCGTCAAGCGCGAGGACGTGGACGCGGAGCTGGTGGTGGTGCTCGGAGGCCCCATGGGTGTCTACGAGGCCGAGCGTCACCCCTTCCTCGCGGAGGAGCTCGGGCTGTTGAGCGAGCGGCTCGCGTTCTCGCGGCCCGTGCTGGGCCTGTGTCTGGGCGCGCAGTTGCTGGCGGCCGCGGCGGGCTCCGAGGTCTTCGTGGGGAAGAACGGCCTGGAGGTGGGAGTGGCCCCGGTGCGCTGGACGAAGGAAGGCCTGGCGGATCCTGTGCTCGGTGGCGTGCGCCCTCGGGCCACCGTGGCGCACTGGCACCAGGACACCTTCAAGCCGGTGCCGGGCGCCACGCTCCTGGCCTCGACGGATCGCTATACCCAGCAGGCCTTCCGGCTCGGGGACTCGTATGGACTCCAGTTCCACCTGGAACTCACCGCGGACGAGCTCGAGCGCTGGTTCACGCAGGGCGCGGAGGAGCTGGTGGAGTTGTACGAGAAGAACGTGGACGAGCTGCGCGCCCAGCTTCCGAAGCTGCGCGCGGCGGAGGGTGAGAACAGGGAGTTGCTCGAGCGGCTCGCCCACCACTTCGCCCGGGTGGCCCGCGCCGCCCGCTGA
- a CDS encoding ABC transporter ATP-binding protein has product MSEVTAPVLRVGGLEKTYGEVKAVQGVTFQLAPGEVLGLVGPNGAGKTTTLRCLAGILPPSAGRITVAGYDLAQHPVEAKRSLAFLPDEPRLFEYLTVWEHLNFVARLYGVEDWEPRARALLDEMELVGKEKALPGELSRGMKQKLSIACGFLHTPRLIILDEPLTGLDPLAIRRMKASLRRRAEEGTALVLSSHLLPLVEELCHRLLVIAGGRVVALGTLPEIRARLSGPEAAGASLEELFIRITSAAPGPEREAP; this is encoded by the coding sequence ATGAGCGAGGTGACGGCGCCGGTGCTGCGGGTCGGCGGGCTGGAGAAGACCTACGGCGAGGTGAAGGCGGTACAGGGCGTGACGTTCCAGCTCGCTCCGGGTGAGGTGCTCGGCCTGGTGGGGCCCAATGGCGCGGGGAAGACGACCACGCTGCGCTGCCTGGCGGGCATCCTGCCCCCGTCGGCCGGACGCATCACGGTGGCGGGGTATGATCTGGCGCAGCATCCCGTGGAGGCCAAGCGCTCCCTGGCGTTCCTGCCGGACGAGCCGCGCCTCTTCGAGTACCTCACCGTCTGGGAGCACCTGAACTTCGTGGCCCGGTTGTATGGCGTGGAGGACTGGGAGCCGCGCGCCCGGGCGCTGCTGGACGAGATGGAACTCGTGGGCAAGGAGAAGGCCCTGCCGGGCGAGCTGTCGCGCGGGATGAAGCAGAAGCTGTCCATCGCGTGCGGCTTCCTGCACACGCCGCGGCTCATCATCCTGGACGAGCCGCTCACGGGGTTGGATCCCCTGGCAATCCGCCGGATGAAGGCCTCGCTGCGCCGGCGCGCGGAAGAGGGCACGGCGCTGGTGCTCTCCTCGCACCTGTTGCCGCTGGTGGAGGAGCTGTGCCACCGCCTGCTCGTCATCGCCGGGGGGCGGGTGGTGGCGCTGGGGACGCTGCCGGAGATCCGCGCGCGGCTGAGCGGGCCCGAGGCCGCGGGCGCGTCCCTGGAGGAGCTCTTCATCCGCATCACCAGCGCGGCGCCCGGGCCGGAGCGCGAGGCGCCATGA
- a CDS encoding ABC transporter permease has translation MQVANQSVSAQIGEAGVKPAARRSPRTGLLWQLLSNRKASVGVGLVLFFIAMALVGPLLVSHDPGAFVGAPNEAPSAEFLFGTTGQGQDVLAQTVAGARTSLAVGFIVGLVVMVIGAIIGMTAGYFGGWVDSVLSLLTNVFLIIPGLPMTVVIAAYLRPGPVTIGVVLVVTGWAWNARVLRSQMLALREKDFVSAALVSGEGHLRIIFREILPNMTSLLMSGFISATVYAIGAQVGLEFLGIGDVGVVTWGTNLYWASNNAAMLTGAWWTVVPTGLCVALIAFALVLINFAIDEMTNPRLRTDRGWTRMLKLNKLEEGLSTPVVKRHVR, from the coding sequence ATGCAAGTCGCGAATCAAAGTGTGAGTGCGCAGATTGGCGAGGCGGGCGTGAAGCCGGCGGCCCGGAGGAGTCCGCGCACGGGACTGCTCTGGCAATTGCTGAGCAATCGCAAGGCGTCGGTGGGGGTGGGCCTGGTGCTCTTCTTCATCGCGATGGCGCTCGTCGGTCCGCTGCTCGTGTCGCATGATCCGGGTGCGTTCGTGGGTGCCCCGAACGAGGCCCCCTCGGCCGAGTTCCTCTTCGGCACGACGGGGCAGGGTCAGGACGTGCTGGCGCAGACGGTGGCGGGCGCGCGCACGTCGCTCGCGGTGGGCTTCATCGTGGGCCTGGTCGTCATGGTGATTGGCGCCATCATCGGCATGACGGCGGGCTACTTCGGGGGCTGGGTGGACAGTGTCCTGTCGCTGCTCACCAACGTGTTCCTCATCATCCCCGGTCTGCCCATGACGGTGGTCATCGCGGCCTACCTGCGGCCCGGGCCCGTCACCATCGGCGTGGTGCTGGTGGTCACCGGTTGGGCCTGGAACGCGCGCGTGCTGCGCTCGCAGATGCTCGCGCTGCGCGAGAAGGACTTCGTGTCCGCCGCGCTCGTGAGCGGCGAGGGCCACCTGCGCATCATCTTCCGGGAGATCCTCCCCAACATGACGTCGCTCTTGATGAGCGGCTTCATCTCCGCGACCGTCTACGCCATTGGCGCCCAGGTGGGCCTGGAGTTCCTGGGCATCGGCGACGTGGGCGTGGTCACCTGGGGGACGAACCTCTACTGGGCGAGCAACAACGCGGCGATGCTGACGGGCGCGTGGTGGACGGTGGTTCCCACGGGCCTGTGTGTCGCGCTCATCGCGTTCGCGCTCGTGCTCATCAACTTCGCGATCGACGAGATGACCAACCCCCGGCTGCGCACGGATCGCGGTTGGACGCGCATGCTCAAGCTCAACAAACTGGAAGAGGGTCTGTCGACCCCGGTGGTGAAGCGCCATGTCCGCTAA
- a CDS encoding ABC transporter ATP-binding protein, whose product MSANAIATAPAQPLLSVRDLRVEYMTPAGPVCAVDGVSFEIGRGEVLGLAGESGSGKSTAAQALLRLLRPPAMITGGEVIFDGQDVLAMNNEQLRQFRWSKMSFVFQSAMNALNPILTIGEQIADAIQAHVPMKQAQALEKAASLLKLVGIDSSRLSSYPHQLSGGMRQRVVIAIALALDPPLMIMDEPTTALDVVVQKEILQQITELKNKLGFSILFITHDLSLLLEFSTRIAILYAGRVVETATASELFHTPKHPYTKGLLSSAPSLRGPRGKLMGIPGSPPDMRVPPPGCRFNPRCPQVMAHCRTEEPKVSTFGSHHLSVCHLHAP is encoded by the coding sequence ATGTCCGCTAACGCAATCGCGACCGCCCCCGCGCAGCCGCTGCTTTCGGTGCGGGACTTGCGGGTGGAGTACATGACGCCCGCCGGGCCCGTGTGCGCCGTGGATGGGGTGTCCTTCGAGATCGGTCGCGGCGAGGTGCTCGGGCTGGCGGGCGAGTCGGGCAGTGGCAAGTCCACCGCGGCCCAGGCGCTGCTGCGGCTCTTGCGCCCGCCCGCGATGATCACCGGCGGCGAGGTGATCTTCGACGGCCAGGACGTGCTCGCGATGAACAACGAGCAGCTGCGCCAGTTCCGCTGGAGCAAGATGTCGTTCGTGTTCCAGAGCGCGATGAACGCCCTCAACCCGATCCTCACGATCGGCGAGCAGATCGCGGACGCCATCCAGGCGCACGTGCCGATGAAGCAGGCGCAGGCGCTGGAGAAGGCCGCCTCGCTGCTCAAGCTCGTGGGCATCGACAGCTCGCGACTGTCGAGCTACCCGCACCAGCTGTCGGGCGGCATGCGCCAGCGCGTGGTGATCGCCATCGCGCTCGCGTTGGATCCGCCGCTGATGATCATGGACGAGCCCACGACGGCGCTCGACGTGGTGGTGCAGAAGGAGATCCTCCAGCAGATCACCGAGCTGAAGAACAAGCTGGGCTTCTCCATCCTGTTCATCACGCACGACCTGTCGCTGCTGCTCGAGTTCTCCACGCGCATCGCCATCCTGTACGCGGGGCGGGTGGTGGAGACGGCCACCGCGAGCGAGCTGTTCCACACGCCCAAGCACCCGTACACCAAGGGGCTGTTGAGCTCGGCGCCCTCGCTGCGCGGGCCGCGGGGCAAGCTCATGGGCATTCCGGGCTCGCCGCCGGACATGCGCGTTCCGCCTCCGGGCTGCCGCTTCAACCCCCGCTGCCCGCAGGTGATGGCTCACTGCCGGACCGAAGAGCCCAAGGTGAGCACGTTCGGATCCCACCACCTCAGCGTCTGCCACCTCCACGCCCCATGA
- a CDS encoding ABC transporter permease — protein sequence MRHLLKNLGLYALAAWASLTLNFIIPRMMPGDPASAMFARFAGQLQPEAIEALRAAFGFTNEPLLQQYFTYLSHMFQGDLGISVAYFPSSVTEVIGTGLGWTLLLSGTAVLISFGLGSLLGVVATWRRGGWLDSTLPPLLSFLGAFPYFWLAMVLLYGLGYTLGAFPLRHAYSDMLAPELSGEFIGSVAEHMVLPALSIVIASLGGWMLGMRSSMVGVLAEDYISLANAKGLSQGRIMFHYAARNALLPNITGFGMAIGFVLSGSLLTEIVFSYPGQGYLLIQAVRNQDYPLMQGIFLTITLAVLGANLLVDILYVWLDPRTRAR from the coding sequence GTGCGTCATCTCTTGAAGAACCTGGGGCTCTATGCCCTCGCCGCGTGGGCGTCGCTCACGCTCAATTTCATCATCCCCCGGATGATGCCGGGAGACCCCGCGTCGGCGATGTTCGCGCGCTTCGCGGGTCAGCTTCAGCCCGAGGCCATCGAGGCCCTGCGCGCGGCGTTTGGCTTCACCAACGAGCCGCTGCTGCAGCAATACTTCACATATCTGTCCCATATGTTCCAGGGGGATCTGGGCATCTCCGTGGCGTATTTTCCGTCGTCGGTGACGGAGGTCATCGGCACGGGGTTGGGGTGGACGCTGCTGTTGTCGGGCACCGCGGTGCTGATCAGCTTCGGGCTGGGCTCGCTGCTCGGGGTGGTCGCCACCTGGCGGCGCGGCGGCTGGCTGGACTCCACGCTGCCCCCGCTGTTGAGCTTCCTGGGCGCCTTTCCCTACTTCTGGCTGGCGATGGTGCTGCTCTACGGGCTGGGCTACACGCTGGGCGCCTTCCCGCTGCGCCATGCCTACAGCGACATGCTCGCGCCGGAGCTCAGTGGCGAGTTCATCGGGAGTGTGGCCGAGCACATGGTGCTGCCCGCCCTGTCGATCGTGATCGCCTCGCTGGGCGGCTGGATGCTCGGCATGCGCAGCTCGATGGTGGGGGTGCTGGCCGAGGACTACATCTCGCTGGCCAACGCCAAGGGCCTGTCGCAGGGGCGCATCATGTTCCACTACGCCGCGCGCAACGCCCTGCTGCCCAACATCACCGGGTTCGGCATGGCCATTGGCTTCGTGCTGTCCGGCTCGTTGCTCACCGAGATCGTGTTTTCGTATCCCGGTCAGGGCTACCTGCTCATCCAGGCGGTGCGCAATCAGGACTACCCGCTCATGCAGGGCATCTTCCTGACGATCACCCTGGCGGTGCTGGGCGCCAATCTGCTCGTGGACATCCTCTATGTATGGCTCGATCCCCGGACGCGTGCGCGCTGA
- a CDS encoding ABC transporter ATP-binding protein: MTTPAPERQPLLEVKNLTKYFNVGGGFKPKRLRALNDISFSLHEREVIALVGESGSGKSTIARLIARLMPVSGGEIRFKGRNVLADEPKHASRDYRSLVQMIFQDPFGSLNPVHTLGYHLERPLMLHNKARSDEELRARVHELLTTVDLNPAAEVAEKHPHQLSGGQRQRVAIARALAPEPSVILADEPISMLDVSIRVGVLNLMERLKEERGISYLYITHDLASARYFADRTMVLYAGNLVESAPSEELMQRPAHPYTQLLLSAVPDPTTPMTGEFKARPGAPVLIDPPPGCPFAARCPHVMPVCREQMPGRTQLDASRWVSCHLHGQGTEAAPQKAAEA; encoded by the coding sequence ATGACCACCCCCGCTCCCGAGCGTCAGCCGCTCCTCGAGGTCAAGAACCTCACCAAGTACTTCAACGTGGGCGGTGGCTTCAAACCGAAGCGCCTGCGCGCCCTCAACGACATCTCCTTCTCGCTCCACGAGCGCGAGGTCATCGCGCTGGTGGGGGAGTCGGGCAGTGGCAAGAGCACCATCGCGCGGCTGATCGCGCGGCTCATGCCCGTGTCCGGAGGGGAGATCCGCTTCAAGGGCCGCAACGTCCTCGCCGATGAGCCGAAGCACGCGTCGCGGGACTACCGCTCGCTCGTGCAGATGATCTTCCAGGATCCCTTCGGCTCGTTGAACCCGGTGCACACGCTCGGCTACCACCTCGAGCGGCCGTTGATGCTGCACAACAAGGCCCGGAGTGACGAGGAGTTGCGGGCGCGCGTGCACGAGCTGCTCACGACGGTCGATCTCAACCCGGCCGCGGAGGTCGCGGAGAAGCACCCGCACCAGCTCTCGGGTGGACAGCGCCAGCGCGTGGCGATCGCGCGTGCCCTGGCGCCCGAGCCCTCCGTCATCCTGGCCGACGAGCCCATCTCCATGCTGGACGTGTCCATCCGGGTGGGCGTGCTCAACCTGATGGAGCGCCTCAAGGAGGAGCGGGGCATCTCCTACCTGTACATCACGCACGACCTGGCGAGCGCGCGCTACTTCGCGGACCGCACCATGGTGCTGTACGCGGGGAACCTGGTGGAGAGCGCGCCGAGCGAGGAGCTGATGCAGCGCCCGGCGCACCCCTACACCCAGCTGCTGCTGTCGGCGGTGCCGGATCCGACCACCCCCATGACGGGGGAGTTCAAGGCCAGGCCGGGCGCGCCCGTGCTCATCGATCCGCCTCCGGGCTGCCCGTTCGCCGCGCGCTGCCCCCACGTCATGCCCGTCTGCCGCGAGCAGATGCCGGGCAGGACACAACTGGACGCGAGCCGTTGGGTGAGCTGCCACCTTCACGGTCAGGGCACCGAGGCCGCGCCGCAGAAGGCCGCCGAGGCGTAG